The stretch of DNA CGCTCACCAAGGCCGCGCTGTGGAACGAGGTCAAGGACAAATTGCACCAGAGCGGCGGCAGCCTGTCGGGCGGACAGCAGCAGCGCCTGTGCATCGCCCGCGGTGTGGCGATCAAGCCCGAGGTGCTGCTGCTGGACGAACCCTGCTCGGCGCTGGACCCGATTTCCACCGCCAAGATCGAGGAGCTCATCGCCGAGCTCAAGGGTGATTACACCGTGGTCATCGTGACCCACAACATGCAGCAGGCCGCGCGTTGCTCGGACTACACAGCCTATATGTACATGGGTGAGTTGATGGAGTTCGGCGCCACCGACCAGATCTTCGTCAAGCCCAAGCGCAAGGAAACCGAAGACTACATCACGGGTCGTTTCGGTTGATGGGTCTTCTTTGAGTTCTTGAATCGTCGGTCGGATCGCGCCGGAGCAAGTGGGTGGCGGCCTGGTCGGCTCACTCGGCCTCTGGACGAGGCCTGGGCCGTCGCCTGAGTAAAAATGGCGGGCCGGATGCGAACTCGCTCCGCTGCGCTACGCTCAGACAGCGCATCCGGAAAGCCCCCGCCATTTTTACTCAGGCTCGGCGGCCTCCGACAGGCCGCCACCCACTTGCTCCGGCGCGATCCGACCGACTTGCAGCGTCTCGCGCTGTGTCGACAGCTATATCCACCGCCAGCGTTGTGGCGTGCGTCGATTCTTAATACGACGAACGGATCAAGAGCTCAAATCCGCAGCGTCGATTTCAGCCGCAGGAGCCTGCGCTTGGGCTGCAGACGCCTGGGATTCAACCGCGGGAGCCTGCGATTGGGTAGCAGGCATAGCCTGCGCCGAATCCGCCGCGCTATCTTGGGCTGCTGGCGCCGCTGTCGATGGCTTGGCTGCGGCCTGCGCCTTCTTGCGCTGCTGGCGCGCCAGGAAGCTGGCGTGGCCGGCTTCGGCGGCCGTCACTGTGCCGCTGGGTTCTCCGTTCAGGTCGACCCGCACGGCTTCCTTGCTCAGCGCGGCCCAGTAGCGGCCCACGCTGCACCAGGTGGCGATTGCGGCCTTGATCTCTTCTTCGCTCAAGCGCAGCTTGGCCGCATGGACGTAGAGGTCTTGCACGATGCCCAGCTTGAGCGCCACGCGCGGGGCCGGCTTCTTGGGGAAAGCCTTGGGAAACGCGTGCTGCAGGCGGCCTATGGCCACCAGCAAGGGGTCGCGCGGGGGTTCCGGCTGCTGCGCCCTGGCTTGTGGTGCGGAGCGCTTCTGGCCTTGCGGCTTGTC from Bordetella sp. FB-8 encodes:
- a CDS encoding ProQ/FinO family protein, whose translation is MGFEQLAALREQLAAERAAREGHGRNAQEKPVKAGKNDADKPQGAKPPQARKDGRPEGKPRRNPDAGRDKPQGQKRSAPQARAQQPEPPRDPLLVAIGRLQHAFPKAFPKKPAPRVALKLGIVQDLYVHAAKLRLSEEEIKAAIATWCSVGRYWAALSKEAVRVDLNGEPSGTVTAAEAGHASFLARQQRKKAQAAAKPSTAAPAAQDSAADSAQAMPATQSQAPAVESQASAAQAQAPAAEIDAADLSS